In one window of Hymenobacter nivis DNA:
- a CDS encoding IS5 family transposase, giving the protein MEVLPKDIITAWILPHLPFSAHGRRRAAQPVEVVGAILYKLKTGCQWRWLPVRELLPTHPLTWQGVYYYFNQWRKQGAWKQLWLSVLRLNHAALDLSSVQLDGSHTPAKNGGAAVGYQGRKAARTTNALFLADNTGQPLAVATPQAGNHHDTFALEHVFAELCELLEQAHLRLEGLFLNADKAFDVTSLRQACARRDIEANIPRNRRSTDWQTDDDTPLDPELYRRRLVIEQMNAWLDGFKTLLVRYETCLENWLAFHWLAFVVLLLRKITRPPTS; this is encoded by the coding sequence ATGGAAGTCCTGCCCAAAGATATCATTACCGCCTGGATACTCCCCCATTTGCCCTTTAGCGCCCACGGCCGTCGGCGGGCGGCCCAGCCGGTGGAAGTCGTCGGCGCCATTCTCTACAAGCTCAAAACGGGTTGTCAGTGGCGCTGGCTGCCCGTGCGAGAATTGCTGCCAACCCACCCCCTGACGTGGCAGGGCGTCTACTATTATTTCAACCAGTGGCGCAAGCAAGGTGCTTGGAAACAGCTTTGGTTGAGCGTCTTGCGCTTGAACCACGCGGCGCTGGACTTGTCGAGTGTGCAACTCGATGGCAGCCACACCCCGGCTAAAAACGGCGGGGCGGCTGTCGGCTATCAAGGCCGCAAGGCGGCCCGCACCACCAACGCCCTGTTTCTGGCCGACAACACGGGCCAGCCCCTAGCCGTGGCCACGCCGCAAGCCGGCAACCACCACGATACGTTTGCCCTCGAACACGTCTTCGCCGAACTCTGTGAGCTGCTCGAACAAGCGCACCTGCGCCTGGAAGGCCTCTTTCTGAATGCCGACAAAGCCTTTGATGTCACTAGCTTGCGTCAGGCCTGCGCCCGGCGCGACATCGAAGCCAACATTCCCCGCAACCGGCGCTCGACCGACTGGCAAACGGATGATGACACGCCGCTGGACCCCGAACTTTACCGGCGCCGGCTGGTCATCGAGCAAATGAACGCCTGGCTCGACGGCTTCAAGACCCTGCTGGTGCGCTACGAAACCTGCCTGGAAAATTGGCTGGCCTTCCACTGGCTCGCCTTTGTCGTGCTGCTACTGCGTAAAATTACCCGACCACCCACTTCCTAA
- a CDS encoding AbrB/MazE/SpoVT family DNA-binding domain-containing protein, protein MHTRLIRVGNSQGIVLPKKLLQQYHLTRAVDLRPTPEGLLITPAASPARQGWEEQMQATMAAGPVPEGELLEGFADAAFEESE, encoded by the coding sequence ATGCATACCCGCCTTATCCGTGTAGGAAACTCCCAAGGAATCGTCCTGCCCAAGAAGCTACTGCAACAATACCACCTAACCAGGGCCGTGGACTTGCGCCCCACGCCCGAGGGCTTGCTCATCACGCCCGCCGCCAGCCCCGCCCGGCAGGGATGGGAAGAACAAATGCAAGCCACAATGGCCGCCGGGCCCGTACCGGAAGGCGAATTGCTGGAAGGTTTCGCGGATGCCGCGTTTGAAGAAAGCGAGTGA
- a CDS encoding type II toxin-antitoxin system PemK/MazF family toxin, whose amino-acid sequence MWLVNLDPTQGSEINKTRPCVVVSPDELNRHLRTVIVAALTSASRNYPSRAACQFQGKNGQVALDHLRSVDKARLVRRLGLLPVATTQAVCERLGEMFAY is encoded by the coding sequence GTGTGGCTGGTGAACCTGGACCCGACGCAGGGCAGCGAAATCAATAAGACGCGGCCATGCGTGGTCGTCTCGCCCGACGAGTTGAACCGGCATTTGCGCACCGTCATCGTGGCGGCCCTGACCAGTGCCAGCCGCAACTATCCGTCGCGGGCGGCTTGCCAGTTTCAGGGCAAGAACGGGCAGGTGGCGCTCGACCATCTCCGGTCGGTTGATAAGGCGCGCCTGGTGCGCCGGCTGGGGCTTTTGCCCGTGGCTACAACCCAAGCGGTGTGCGAGCGATTGGGCGAAATGTTTGCGTATTAA
- a CDS encoding alpha/beta fold hydrolase, whose amino-acid sequence MEFIKAGTDATGKPVELNYVDYGQGNPVVLIHGWPLDLQSWEYQLAELPLHGVRVVAYDRRGFGKSSKPWDGYNYDTLADDLKAVLDQLDLQNVTLVGFSMGGGEVARYMSRHHGARVDKVVFVSAVTPYLLKTDGNPDGVDKSAFDGMIEGIGKDRPGFLAEFVKPFFGVSTLSHPVSQPTLDWNVSIALQGTPRATTECVKAFSATDFRQDLPTIKVPTLFIHGDADKTVPLGNSAERAVKLVPGAKLLTYGSEPHGLIVTAKDRLNADLLEFIGAAS is encoded by the coding sequence ATGGAATTCATCAAAGCAGGCACTGACGCTACCGGCAAGCCGGTTGAACTTAATTACGTGGATTATGGCCAGGGCAACCCCGTGGTGCTGATTCACGGCTGGCCGCTCGATTTGCAGTCGTGGGAGTACCAGCTGGCCGAGCTGCCGCTGCACGGCGTGCGCGTGGTGGCCTACGACCGCCGCGGCTTCGGCAAAAGCAGCAAGCCCTGGGACGGCTACAACTACGACACGCTGGCCGACGACCTGAAGGCCGTGCTCGACCAGCTTGACTTGCAGAACGTGACGCTGGTGGGCTTCTCGATGGGCGGCGGCGAAGTGGCCCGCTACATGAGCCGCCACCACGGGGCCCGCGTGGACAAAGTGGTGTTCGTGAGCGCCGTGACGCCGTACTTGCTGAAAACCGACGGCAATCCCGACGGCGTGGACAAGTCGGCGTTTGACGGCATGATTGAGGGCATTGGCAAGGACCGCCCGGGCTTCCTGGCTGAGTTTGTGAAGCCGTTTTTTGGCGTCAGCACCCTGAGCCACCCTGTGAGCCAGCCTACCCTGGACTGGAACGTGAGCATTGCCCTGCAAGGCACGCCACGGGCCACCACCGAGTGCGTGAAAGCCTTCAGCGCCACCGACTTCCGCCAAGACTTACCTACTATCAAGGTGCCGACGCTATTCATTCACGGCGATGCGGACAAAACGGTGCCCCTGGGGAACAGCGCCGAGCGCGCCGTGAAACTAGTGCCCGGCGCCAAGCTCCTCACCTACGGCAGCGAGCCCCACGGCCTCATCGTAACGGCCAAGGACCGCTTGAACGCGGACCTGCTGGAGTTCATCGGCGCGGCGAGCTAA
- a CDS encoding DUF3298 and DUF4163 domain-containing protein: MKRFCRLLLAPAALGTLLAACHSDSKPAAVATPPAAPGAPAAAPLASAGGSPGAAYQIYRGQLPGAPDSLTLHLLTTAQPVDADVRSVFATYAGADGHPYQLVGHRTATPDSLVLEDISPEKQAPGSNQGPLWRLRRQGAALVGTYRGQPLRLREARPAGALALFVQTFADSIEAFPGKKKSPWGQIEFQAAVPTDCPKALTDNVLRQLNDDSLPGRPVLPLIQIWDRQRQQFEANYREAAADSRSDAPADTAAPYGYGLRYQQQAATYVLWNQAPLLSLGYFTYDFSGGAHGNYATRTVSYDTRTGQPLTFAAVFRPDARPRLGALLEAAVRRTLRIPAGQPLEGPLLIKKIPVTTNFYLTSGGAVFTYGPYEIASYAQGEVSVFIPMTDLQPLLLHPNLAS; encoded by the coding sequence ATGAAAAGATTCTGCCGGCTACTTCTGGCCCCTGCGGCGCTCGGCACGCTGCTGGCCGCCTGCCATTCCGACTCCAAACCGGCCGCCGTGGCCACCCCGCCGGCTGCCCCCGGGGCCCCGGCCGCCGCGCCGCTGGCCAGCGCCGGCGGTTCGCCCGGTGCGGCGTACCAAATCTACCGCGGCCAGCTGCCCGGGGCCCCCGACAGCCTCACGCTGCACCTGCTCACCACGGCCCAGCCGGTAGATGCCGACGTGCGAAGCGTTTTTGCCACCTACGCCGGCGCCGACGGCCACCCGTACCAGCTCGTCGGCCACCGTACGGCCACCCCCGATAGCCTCGTGCTGGAAGACATCAGCCCCGAGAAGCAGGCCCCCGGCAGCAACCAGGGGCCCCTGTGGCGCCTGCGCCGGCAGGGCGCCGCGCTGGTGGGCACCTACCGGGGCCAGCCGCTGCGCCTGCGCGAAGCCCGCCCCGCCGGGGCCCTGGCGCTGTTCGTGCAAACCTTCGCCGACTCCATCGAGGCGTTCCCAGGGAAGAAAAAATCGCCCTGGGGTCAAATCGAATTCCAGGCCGCGGTGCCCACCGACTGCCCGAAGGCACTTACCGACAACGTGCTGCGCCAGTTGAACGACGACAGCCTGCCCGGCCGCCCCGTGCTGCCGCTGATCCAAATCTGGGATCGGCAGCGCCAGCAGTTCGAAGCCAACTACCGCGAAGCCGCCGCCGACAGCCGCTCCGACGCGCCCGCCGATACGGCAGCGCCCTACGGTTACGGCCTGCGTTACCAGCAGCAAGCCGCCACCTACGTGCTCTGGAACCAGGCGCCGCTGCTCAGCTTGGGCTACTTCACCTATGATTTCAGCGGCGGGGCCCACGGCAACTACGCCACTCGTACCGTCAGCTACGACACGCGCACCGGCCAGCCGCTCACGTTCGCCGCCGTGTTCCGGCCCGACGCCCGGCCCCGGCTGGGCGCCCTGCTCGAAGCCGCCGTGCGCCGCACGCTGCGCATCCCCGCTGGCCAGCCGCTCGAAGGGCCCCTGCTGATCAAAAAAATCCCCGTCACCACCAATTTCTACCTCACCAGCGGCGGCGCCGTGTTCACCTATGGGCCCTACGAAATTGCGTCCTACGCCCAGGGCGAGGTCAGTGTCTTCATACCAATGACCGATTTGCAGCCCCTGCTGCTCCACCCCAACCTGGCCAGCTAG
- a CDS encoding HNH endonuclease yields MDQKVLVLNGDYTAITLCSVQKAFVLLFLDKAEMIAKADGTLRTISQAYPKPSIIRLQRYVRVPYKGIALSRHNLFKRDHFECQYCGSTKTLTLDHVIPRSRGGDSSWTNLLTACARCNHAKGHRTPAEAGLTIRQQPKKPTLTGFLKLSAGTIDQTWHDYLN; encoded by the coding sequence ATGGATCAAAAAGTATTAGTGCTGAATGGCGACTATACCGCCATCACCCTTTGTAGCGTGCAGAAGGCTTTTGTGCTGCTCTTCCTCGACAAGGCCGAGATGATTGCCAAGGCCGACGGAACGCTGCGCACCATCTCCCAGGCCTACCCCAAGCCCAGCATCATTCGTTTGCAACGCTACGTGCGTGTGCCCTATAAAGGCATTGCCTTGAGCCGCCACAACCTCTTCAAGCGCGACCATTTTGAGTGCCAGTACTGCGGCTCGACCAAAACGCTGACGCTGGACCACGTAATCCCCCGCTCGCGCGGCGGCGATTCGAGTTGGACAAACCTGCTTACTGCGTGCGCCCGCTGCAACCACGCCAAGGGCCACCGCACCCCCGCCGAGGCCGGCCTAACTATCCGCCAGCAGCCCAAAAAGCCCACCCTCACGGGATTTCTCAAGCTTTCGGCCGGCACCATCGACCAAACCTGGCACGACTACCTGAACTGA
- a CDS encoding C40 family peptidase, whose amino-acid sequence MTPGICALSAVPVRAEPTDKAEQTTQLLFGECYTVRQSQGKWHQIEVAADGYVGWIDHLQHTPVTPAYFAAWQAQDHPRVLDVVQTVSDEAIRIPVLLGSRLPFFDGMTLQLGDKALFFNGTATNPGAPADATRQVQLLRKMGQLYLKAPYLWGGKSVFGVDCSGLMQQLYGLVGVQLRRDAGQQIEHGHTVDFVTQAQPGDLAFFDNAEGRIVHVGMVLDEGLILHASGEVRLDPLDHNGIYSRTRQAYSHKLRLIKRLLGT is encoded by the coding sequence TTGACCCCCGGCATTTGCGCGCTGAGCGCCGTTCCCGTCCGCGCCGAGCCCACCGACAAGGCCGAGCAAACCACCCAGCTCCTGTTCGGCGAGTGTTACACCGTGCGGCAGAGCCAGGGCAAATGGCACCAGATTGAGGTGGCCGCCGACGGCTACGTGGGCTGGATTGACCACCTCCAGCACACGCCCGTGACGCCCGCCTACTTCGCCGCCTGGCAGGCCCAGGATCACCCCCGGGTGCTCGACGTGGTGCAAACCGTGAGCGACGAGGCCATCCGTATTCCGGTGCTATTAGGCAGCCGCCTGCCGTTTTTCGACGGTATGACGTTGCAGCTGGGCGACAAGGCGCTGTTTTTCAACGGCACAGCCACCAACCCTGGGGCCCCCGCCGATGCTACGCGCCAGGTGCAGCTGCTGCGCAAAATGGGCCAGCTCTACCTCAAGGCGCCCTACCTGTGGGGCGGCAAAAGCGTGTTCGGCGTCGATTGCTCGGGGCTGATGCAGCAGCTCTACGGTCTGGTGGGCGTGCAGCTGCGGCGCGACGCCGGCCAGCAAATCGAGCACGGCCACACCGTCGATTTCGTGACTCAGGCCCAGCCCGGCGACCTCGCCTTTTTCGACAACGCCGAGGGCCGCATCGTGCACGTGGGCATGGTGCTCGACGAGGGCCTCATCCTGCACGCCTCGGGCGAGGTGCGCCTCGACCCGCTCGACCACAACGGCATCTACAGCCGCACCCGGCAGGCGTATTCGCACAAGCTGCGCCTCATCAAGCGCCTGCTGGGCACGTAA
- the smpB gene encoding SsrA-binding protein SmpB, whose translation MKDKTPAPVNIKNRRASHEYSFLAKYDAGVMLQGTEIKSIREGNVNLQDGYCLFHTDGSLWIHSLRIAPYALGTYNNHEPLRERKLLLNKRELKQLAGKSQDQGLTIIPLRLFVTDRGFAKIEIALAQGKKLYDKRNDLKEKAQKRDMERL comes from the coding sequence ATGAAAGACAAAACGCCCGCCCCCGTCAACATCAAAAACCGCCGCGCCAGCCACGAATATTCCTTCCTGGCCAAGTACGACGCGGGCGTGATGCTGCAAGGCACCGAAATTAAGAGCATCCGCGAGGGCAACGTGAATCTGCAGGACGGCTACTGCCTGTTCCACACCGACGGCAGCCTCTGGATTCACTCGTTGCGCATCGCGCCCTACGCCCTCGGGACCTACAATAACCACGAGCCCCTGCGCGAGCGCAAGCTGCTGCTCAACAAGCGCGAGCTGAAGCAATTAGCCGGCAAAAGCCAGGACCAGGGCCTCACCATCATCCCCCTGCGCCTGTTCGTGACGGACCGCGGCTTCGCCAAAATCGAAATTGCCCTCGCCCAGGGCAAAAAGCTCTACGACAAGCGCAACGACCTCAAAGAGAAAGCCCAAAAGCGCGACATGGAGCGACTTTAA
- the tsaD gene encoding tRNA (adenosine(37)-N6)-threonylcarbamoyltransferase complex transferase subunit TsaD — MSDFPRILALESSCDDTGAAVLAGGRLLSNVVATQKVHEQYGGVVPELASRAHQQHLLPVVTAALRDAGLTKNDLDVVAVTQGPGLLGSLLVGGMFAKTLALALGKPIIMVNHMRAHILAHFLGRPVPTFPFLCLTVSGGHTQLVVVRSALDMEVIGQTIDDAAGEAFDKTAKLLGLPYPGGPHLDRLAQQGDPRRFAFPVGAMAGYDFSFSGLKTAVLYFLKKETAKNPDFVAENLADLCAGIQHTIITTLLRQLRRAVAATGLTQVALAGGVAANSGLRTAVHAEAAAQGWQVFIPALAFCTDNAAMVAQAAHFQFLAGDFATQLASPDPRLKLR; from the coding sequence ATGTCCGATTTTCCCCGCATCCTGGCCCTCGAATCTTCCTGCGACGACACCGGCGCGGCCGTGCTGGCCGGCGGCCGCCTGCTGAGCAACGTGGTGGCCACCCAGAAAGTACACGAGCAGTACGGCGGCGTGGTGCCTGAGCTGGCCTCGCGCGCCCACCAGCAGCATCTGCTGCCCGTCGTCACGGCCGCCCTGCGCGACGCCGGGCTTACCAAAAACGACCTCGATGTCGTGGCCGTGACGCAGGGCCCCGGCTTGCTGGGCTCGCTGCTGGTGGGTGGTATGTTTGCCAAAACCCTAGCCCTGGCCCTGGGCAAGCCAATCATCATGGTGAACCATATGCGGGCCCATATCCTGGCGCATTTCCTGGGCCGCCCCGTGCCCACGTTCCCGTTTTTGTGCCTCACCGTGAGCGGCGGCCACACGCAGCTGGTAGTGGTGCGCTCGGCGCTCGACATGGAAGTCATCGGCCAAACCATTGATGACGCGGCCGGCGAGGCCTTCGACAAAACGGCCAAGCTGCTTGGCCTGCCCTACCCCGGGGGCCCCCACCTCGACCGCCTGGCCCAGCAGGGCGACCCGCGCCGCTTCGCGTTTCCGGTGGGCGCCATGGCGGGCTACGACTTCAGCTTCAGCGGCTTGAAAACGGCGGTGCTGTACTTTCTCAAAAAAGAAACGGCCAAAAACCCCGATTTTGTGGCTGAAAACCTGGCCGACCTCTGCGCCGGCATTCAGCACACGATAATAACCACGCTGCTGCGCCAGCTGCGCCGCGCCGTAGCCGCTACCGGCCTCACGCAGGTGGCCCTGGCTGGCGGCGTGGCCGCCAACTCGGGCCTGCGCACGGCCGTGCACGCCGAGGCGGCGGCCCAGGGCTGGCAGGTGTTCATCCCGGCGCTGGCCTTTTGCACTGATAACGCCGCCATGGTGGCCCAGGCGGCGCACTTCCAGTTCCTTGCCGGCGATTTTGCCACGCAGCTCGCCAGCCCCGATCCCCGTCTGAAATTGCGCTAA